The following proteins come from a genomic window of Erpetoichthys calabaricus chromosome 18, fErpCal1.3, whole genome shotgun sequence:
- the tusc2b gene encoding tumor suppressor 2, mitochondrial calcium regulator b gives MGGSGSKSRGFWPFSGSGTSSDPPCAANEQSLARLRASRTATPFVFVRRSSLYFDEDGDLAHEFYEETFVMKNGRKKAKLKRIQKNLIPQGIVKLDHPCIHVDFPIVLCEV, from the exons ATGGGTGGCAGCGGGTCCAAATCACGTGGATTCTGGCCGTTTTCTGGCTCTGGAACGAGTTCCGATCCACCCTGTGCTGCCAATGAGCAGTCCCTGGCCAGGCTCCGGGCTTCTAGGACAGCCACCCCCTTTGTCTTCGTCAGAAGGAG CTCCTTGTACTTTGATGAGGATGGTGATTTGGCTCATGAGTTTTATGAGGAGACATTTGTGATGAAGAATGGTCGCAAGAAGGCAAAGCTAAAGCGAATTCAAAAAAATCTTATACCTCAG GGTATAGTGAAGCTGGATCATCCCTGCATCCATGTGGATTTCCCAATAGTTCTCTGTGAAGTTTGA